The region CAATCTCCCCGGGGAGACCACCGCTCGGCGCCCCGCTACCTCGGCTCGCAGGCGCGAGCTTCGGCGCCCGTCAGCAGCGCCGCCGGGGCACCTCGCGGGTCCGCTCGTGCGCGGCCGGCGACTCGAAGCCCTTGCTGGTCGAGTGTTCCCAGGCCTTCGCGATGTACGTCGCGGCTTCCCGCGTCTTGCACGCGGTGTCGCCATGGTCGATCTCGACCTTGCCTATACGCATGGCGGCATCCAGGGCGGCCTCCCGCAGGGCGGCGCTCCGGCAGCCGATGGCGATGACGGCGTCGTTCATCGCCTCGCGCTCGTCGTTTGGCGCCTCGTGGATGTTGCGTGCGATCTCGGCCAGGCGCTCCGCGAAGAGCGCATCCGGCAAAGTCGCGTCCCGCTGGGCCAGGGTCCCCAGCAGCGTCCAGCCGGCGGCGCGGGTGCGTTCGTCGCGCGCCGCGAGCCACTCGGAAAGCTTTTGCGCCCCGAGCGGCCCCTCGGCCGCGAGGGAGTCGGTGTAGTAGCACCCCGCCGAGGCCTCGTGCGCCCAGCGGTCGAGTTCGGCCGACGAGAGGCGCGGGGGATCGACGATCTTGACCGCGAGGTTCCGGGCATCGTAATTCCCGGTCTCCCAGAGGGCCAGCGCCAGGTCGTGGTCAACCCCGATGCGTCTCATGAGCGCCTTGAGCGTCGCGAAGCTCACACCGAACATCGGCTCGGCCGCGCCATGGCGGGCGTAGGTCTTGCGCGTCTGCTCCGAGCCCGACCGCGCGAGCTCGTCCATCACCTCGGCCAGCGTCATCCGCGGCTTGGCGGCGGGCTTGCGTGCGGTGACGTTCGGGGCGGGCATGGCTCCATCTCCTTGTCGCGCGATCCGGCAGTACTTAAGTAGCGGCTTCTCCGGAGTGTACCCCGAAAACGGCCCCCGGTTGACCGGTTCTCGCGAGCCTGCCATTCTCGGCTGACGCTTGCCGCGGCCGGCGGCGGGCGAACCGGCCGGGAGGGCCTTGAAGCCCCGTCGCGAAAGCCGCCGCCCTGGCCTCAATCGGCTCCCGCGGCGACGTGCCGGACGAGATCGGCGAGTTTGCGCAGCGTGTTGCAGTTGCGCACGGTCATTCGCTGGTAGAGGTCGGTGCGCGATAGCTTGAGAATGCCGCTCCGGGCGAGGTTCTGCCGCTCGGCGCGCCAGAGTAGCGCGCCGGGCGCGTAGCGGATTTCGTCGATTCCGGGTCTGATCGGGAGCCGTTCGACGAGTCCGGGTTCGTCCACGTCCTCCCAGAGGAACAGCGCGTCGCACTTGGTTTCCGCGTCGTTGACCCATTGGTCGGGCAGGGCGGCCGCCAGGGCGATCACGGCGGCCCCATCGCAAAGAAGGACCTTGATTTCAAGGCCAAAATCGGCCGCGATGGCCCGCTCCAGCGTGGTGGCGAGCGCGCGGGCGTCGGGCGACGGGTGCCGGAAGATCACGTTTCCCGAATTGATGTACGTGATCACGCCCGCCATGCCGGCGCGCTCGAAGGTGGCCTTGAGCCGCTTCATGTCGACCGGGTTCTTGCCGCCGACGTTGATGCCGCGGAGCAGGGCCACGTACGTCACCCGGCGGCCCCCTCACAGCGGCGCTCAAATGACCTGGCGCCTATCGGACGCAGGCACGGAGGCCTGCGCCACCGATGCGACGGGTGGGGCCGGCCTCCGTGCCGGCCGCGATGCCGGAGCCTCGGACGCAGGCACGGAGGCCTGCGCCACCGATGCGACGGGTGGGGCCGGCCTCCGTGCCGGCCGCGATGCCGGAGCGAAGTCATCAGAGCCGCGCTATCAGTCCGGCAGTTCGTGCGGCATGA is a window of Candidatus Tanganyikabacteria bacterium DNA encoding:
- a CDS encoding DNA alkylation repair protein, producing MPAPNVTARKPAAKPRMTLAEVMDELARSGSEQTRKTYARHGAAEPMFGVSFATLKALMRRIGVDHDLALALWETGNYDARNLAVKIVDPPRLSSAELDRWAHEASAGCYYTDSLAAEGPLGAQKLSEWLAARDERTRAAGWTLLGTLAQRDATLPDALFAERLAEIARNIHEAPNDEREAMNDAVIAIGCRSAALREAALDAAMRIGKVEIDHGDTACKTREAATYIAKAWEHSTSKGFESPAAHERTREVPRRRC
- a CDS encoding DUF1697 domain-containing protein yields the protein MTYVALLRGINVGGKNPVDMKRLKATFERAGMAGVITYINSGNVIFRHPSPDARALATTLERAIAADFGLEIKVLLCDGAAVIALAAALPDQWVNDAETKCDALFLWEDVDEPGLVERLPIRPGIDEIRYAPGALLWRAERQNLARSGILKLSRTDLYQRMTVRNCNTLRKLADLVRHVAAGAD